A part of Nocardioides sp. WS12 genomic DNA contains:
- a CDS encoding zinc-binding dehydrogenase, which translates to MKAVIQEAYGAPDVLRLGDRPDPVVQPGWTVVELKAAALNWHDVLVRQGKYSSPLPHTPGADGAGIDLATGEEVVVLPSLWWGNDESAPGPGWEILGDHRPGTYAERVAVPTGCVAPKPAGLSWAEAAALPLVGVTVFRALFSRARLQKGDSVLVLGAGGGVATMAVMLGSAVGARVVVTSSADAKIAQATSLGASGGVRYDGAGATSWPEDARLLNGGQGFDVVLDSVGAWPEAIRALRPGGRLVVLGANRSDQATIDVRPFYFGQYDLLGTTMGSPHDFAGLLRLMDEYDVPPPVIDRVFPLDRAADAHAHLESGAGFGKVVLEI; encoded by the coding sequence ATGAAGGCCGTCATCCAGGAGGCCTACGGTGCGCCCGACGTGCTGCGGTTGGGCGACCGGCCCGACCCAGTTGTCCAGCCGGGCTGGACCGTTGTCGAACTGAAGGCTGCCGCGCTGAACTGGCACGACGTGCTGGTCCGCCAGGGCAAGTACTCCTCGCCGCTGCCGCACACACCGGGCGCCGACGGTGCTGGCATCGACCTCGCCACGGGTGAGGAGGTCGTCGTACTGCCGTCGCTGTGGTGGGGCAACGACGAGTCCGCTCCCGGACCCGGCTGGGAGATTCTCGGCGACCACCGGCCCGGCACCTACGCCGAACGCGTGGCCGTGCCGACGGGCTGTGTCGCGCCGAAGCCGGCCGGCCTCAGCTGGGCCGAGGCGGCTGCGCTGCCGCTGGTCGGCGTCACCGTCTTCCGTGCCCTGTTCTCCCGTGCCCGGCTCCAGAAGGGCGACAGCGTGCTGGTTCTCGGCGCCGGCGGTGGCGTCGCCACCATGGCCGTCATGCTGGGCTCGGCCGTGGGTGCTCGGGTCGTCGTCACGTCCTCCGCAGACGCGAAGATCGCGCAGGCCACCTCGCTCGGCGCCTCCGGCGGTGTCCGGTACGACGGCGCCGGGGCGACCTCCTGGCCCGAGGATGCCCGGCTGTTGAACGGCGGCCAGGGCTTCGACGTCGTACTCGACTCCGTCGGGGCGTGGCCCGAAGCCATTCGTGCGCTGCGACCCGGTGGACGCCTGGTGGTGCTCGGCGCCAACCGGTCCGACCAGGCGACGATCGATGTGCGCCCCTTCTACTTCGGCCAGTACGACCTGCTCGGAACGACCATGGGCAGCCCGCACGATTTCGCGGGCCTGCTCCGGTTGATGGACGAGTACGACGTACCGCCGCCGGTCATCGACCGCGTGTTCCCCCTGGACCGCGCGGCCGACGCCCACGCCCACCTCGAGTCCGGTGCCGGTTTCGGCAAGGTCGTTCTCGAGATCTGA